In Arthrobacter ramosus, one DNA window encodes the following:
- a CDS encoding DUF4350 domain-containing protein, with protein MTTDPMTTGPGKAKERSTAAQLRGWLRRHMAWIIIGAIVAVLGSVTVAQSPANSDTAPLSARNPAPDGAMAAAEILRQHGVMVTESDSLATTTSLLAGKPRATVLLYDRNGYLDSAQLHSLLQSAARVVVVAPGLRTLTGLSREIHNAGVVPDGTSTLEAGCGQADPLAAGRVSGKGAFLYTGADVTCYRPSSNDGGMYAASADGRLVVLGSTALLSNDLLQVEGNAALSLRTLGPTPDLVWYLPGLGDVPNDGSPPTLNELAPPWVGFLGLWLAVLALLAVLWRGRRLGPLVFEPLPVVVKAVETAEGRARLYQDSRAVGQAADNLRAGTLTRLAKHFRLGPETSADAVLDAVSRKINRPAQELRMLLLDHRPRTESELVQWAQSIEKLEQEATAA; from the coding sequence ATGACAACCGATCCAATGACAACCGGCCCCGGCAAAGCAAAGGAACGCAGTACGGCCGCGCAGTTGCGGGGCTGGTTGCGCCGCCATATGGCCTGGATCATCATCGGTGCCATCGTCGCGGTACTGGGCTCTGTCACGGTGGCCCAGTCCCCCGCGAACTCGGACACGGCACCCCTCTCTGCCCGCAATCCCGCCCCGGATGGTGCCATGGCCGCGGCCGAAATCCTTCGACAGCACGGAGTCATGGTCACGGAATCCGATTCGCTCGCGACCACAACCTCACTGCTGGCCGGGAAACCGCGCGCCACTGTCTTGTTGTATGACCGCAATGGCTATCTCGACTCCGCCCAGTTGCACAGCTTGCTGCAATCGGCCGCCCGCGTGGTGGTCGTGGCTCCCGGACTCCGAACCCTGACCGGGCTGAGCCGCGAGATCCATAACGCCGGAGTGGTTCCCGACGGGACGTCAACGTTGGAAGCGGGCTGCGGGCAAGCGGATCCACTTGCTGCGGGGCGTGTCTCCGGCAAGGGCGCATTCCTTTACACAGGAGCCGATGTGACCTGCTACCGGCCTAGCAGCAACGACGGCGGCATGTACGCGGCCAGCGCGGACGGTCGGCTGGTGGTTCTCGGCAGCACCGCCCTTCTCAGCAACGATCTCCTGCAGGTGGAGGGCAACGCCGCGTTGTCCCTCCGGACGCTCGGGCCTACGCCGGATCTCGTCTGGTATCTCCCTGGCCTCGGTGACGTACCGAATGATGGCTCACCGCCTACTCTGAATGAATTGGCGCCACCGTGGGTCGGCTTCCTGGGTTTGTGGTTGGCGGTACTCGCGTTGCTCGCCGTGCTGTGGCGGGGCAGGCGGCTTGGTCCGCTCGTGTTCGAGCCGCTGCCAGTCGTGGTCAAGGCTGTAGAGACCGCCGAAGGCCGCGCCCGTCTCTACCAGGATTCCCGCGCTGTCGGCCAGGCAGCCGATAATCTCCGGGCCGGCACTTTGACCAGGCTTGCCAAGCACTTCCGGCTCGGCCCCGAGACGAGCGCAGATGCCGTTCTCGATGCCGTGTCCCGAAAGATCAACCGGCCGGCACAGGAGCTGCGGATGCTACTGCTGGACCACCGGCCACGCACCGAATCAGAACTGGTCCAATGGGCACAAAGCATCGAAAAACTCGAGCAGGAGGCAACAGCCGCATGA